TTGTCTATGAAACATTATGTTGCCGTGATTATtacattgttttaaattatgaagGAACTGTTAATTTTTGTGGTTTTTTGTGCATTAGCCAGTCGTGAGTATATTAcaaggtttctttttttttcttatgagCCTTGGGTTTTTGTATAGCTATGTttctatttaatgaaaatatagaatacagattttattttctgaGGTTGATGTTTATATCAACAAGCTACGTATAGAAGGTACTGCTAAAACAATTAGGACGTTAACATCCAATATTTACTgtattaaacttttattttactcataAAAATACTTCTTTCTGAGTAAATAAGAGAAGATATAATTAGGTAAATATCAGATATACCTAACCTATCGATATTATTATGATGAAGTATTAATTAATCACATTGCGTGGTTTGGAGACaacttttttgtttcaaaataccagcggcgaagactACATATAGgtcgattcccgccgggttactttttaaaaaaacatagatacttatctatacttataataaatctgtagagaggtcaattctgtacatgaaatatatttccaaaataactatcagggggtgcttagtgatcgatactgataccaaaaatgcaatcagtaaaatttttgtctgtctgtctgtctgtctgtctgtctgtctgtctgtctgtctgtctgtctgtatgttctttatagaaacaaaaactactggacggattttaacgaaacttggtacaattattctacatactcctgggcaggttatagtatacttttcattacgctacgatcaataggagcagagcagtaaagagaaatgttgagaaaacgggagaagttactcaattttttaagcttccgtcgcgtgtagagccttaatggttaaagcaacatagaaatcatgtatgatggaaatgttttccttaaaattatgtataaaaacacaacagcatatatatgtctatcttttatggttgactcacaataacacgtgtaactcccgatagctgagcagttcggagctttctaattatatttgtctactcttatgtttataacactcatcactcatccctaataagaaagttaacattattacctattcaataaaaaaagaatcataaaaatcggtaaagaaacaccaaagttatacaagaaatatgctaagccatcgcgcgtgaatactaatacatgctatatggattatttttgtgtaacggttgccgcgctcgacgcgactcgcggtgggaggaataaataaagaagtgcagccttaatgaatagggtaggggtagtgtagggtaggggtagggcaggggtagggtagggtagaggtaggataggggtagttgaaagtttacaacgactttcacgcggacgaagtcgcgggcgtccgctagtttaaacaTAACTTCGTTGtttgtgacattttatttttagcacaatctatacttataataaatctgtagagaggtcaattctgtacatgaaatatatttccaaaataactatcagggggtgattagtggtcgatactgatgccaaaaatgcaatcagtaaaatttttgtctgtctgtctgtctgtctgtctgtctgtctgtatgttctttatagaaacaaaaactactcgacggattttaacgaaacttagtacaattattcttcatactcctgggcaggttatagtatacttttcatcacgctacaatcaataggagcagagcagtgaagggaaatgttaagaaaacgggagaagttactcaattttttaagcttccgtcgcgtggtacgttcgttatagaaacaaaaactactcgacagattttaacaaaacttggtacaattatttttcatacttctgggcaggttacaatatacttttcattgcgctaccgtcaataggagcagagcagtgaagggaaatgttgagaaaacgggagaaattactccattttttaagcttccgtcgccgtcgcatggtccctaccataggagtagtaggataggggtaggataggggtagggtaagggtaaggttgggttagggtaggagtaaggtagtgtagggtagggacaggcgtagtagtagggtttcacgcagatgaagtcgcgggcgtccgctagtcataattattattgtaatgaatatgtatagatgtatgagaaaccggagtttgtatcaagcggtatgaatttcttttttttttggaggcTTACCTTCGttaaaattccatccttcgccactggaaaatacacttaaataatatgatttaaatcAACTATCTAACTAGGCTACATTTTAAAGCatgttttattcttatttacaTCAGCTTCAGAAGAAGCGATATTATCAAGTGTGCCGCCGCACCTTTTGGACTGCTACCGCAGAGGAGGGCCGGAGTTATCGGCTCCCCATAGGCTCGATGTCTTTCTATCGCTTTTACGAAGGCTGGAGCTGAGTTCGCGGCTTGACATGAGGTTGTTTAGCACGACTTTACTCAGAAGGTACGTATCTACATAAATGGCACAAAGTTATTACCTATAGTCTggaaagttcgttgatgacactcccgtgacatgcgggcgacggggggaaagactgcgcggttgtgaaatcatgcgtgcggggaagtgaggtgcatcaatcgTGGGGTTTTCGTTCATCGTTACACGCCCCACGGCCCGCGcggtccatcgggagtgttatgaacgaaggtgccaagctatagttggtagttatcttaattataaaatgtctaTCTTAGTTAAAACTCGTGCAatagaagtaggtacttaaatttaGAATGCATTTTCGCTTATACTCTGAATGTTGGGAAAATAATTCTACGGAAGATTTGAGACCGACGAGGACTTTCCACAATTTCATTAAAGTTAGCTAATGGTCAATTTTCAGCTTCTTGGGAATTTATGGTAGGTAGTAGTAACTCATGATACTATACCGTAGATGCCTATTATTTTTTGGCAGGCGCTGTAAAATATGGCACTAATTGAGAAGTAATACTAATATGTTTAAATTCCACAGTCTACGACTAGACGGCATAGAAGAATCTCCCAACACAATAGAGTCGGATTATGTTCTGCCGTTCAGAGCTTCAGCTTTCCAATTTCATAAGTACAAACTGCTGATGGAATTGTTCCTGCCGAGTCAGCCCGATCTGCTGAACGTAGACGAAAGTCTTACTCTGGTCGAGAAATGCTTGCTGCACAAACTGTTGAGCTCGACTGTGCAGCCGTGGGAGCGTGGTGATGAAAACATCGTATGCCCATTGTCGGCACAACGCCGACAGACTATGATACGACAAAGTGCTAACAGGTAAACAGCATCTTACGCCCCTTTCACACGGCAGTCCAGTTTTTTGCAGGATCCCATTTTCTGCAGGATTACGTTTAATGACCAATGTGATTATATGCTAgcgattatataatgatttatttattttgctatcatccgcgaaaagtcgaacccatgcgacaacgtcacccaggtccggcaaaatactctctacgtacgtttcaccccgaaaccggagcatcctcaggagatattgactctacaacgtgcaattgcaaagtataTGCTAGCGTTCACACGAGCATCCCGCATGCGAATCCTGTCCAGTCGAATTGTGCTATCCGGTTTTGCCACTAGATACTGGATTCTTAGATTAGTAAAAAGCGGGATCCCGCTTAATCACACATATATTTCAATAACAGTGTTCACACGGTTTTTTGCGTGCGATTTTTTGCTGGACACTGTTTTTTAGGCGTAGGAGTCGTAGCTTTTTACTAGATCCTGCAAAACTGAACTGTCTTAATCTAAGAAAATATGCAGTATGGTTTCGGGACTTTATTTAACTGCAGGTTTTAGTTGATTTTTGTAGTAGTCAAAGAATTCCTTCTCCTATATAAAGGAATTGCGTTGTTTTGCTATGTTTGTATGTGATGGTTTTTCAGTAAACCATAACGTAAatcgtttttatttaaatttttcagaaTCTTTAGCAGGTGCCCCATAGAAAACGGTGTAATAAAAACAGAATGGGGCACAATATCGTCTGGGACCCTTGTGGCAGCGCTCGCTTCggctttggaaccccaacgggTGACGATTAGCGATATATTAAATGCCAATATATTCAAGGAGGAACTCTCTCAGGCTTTGGTGGACTCTGCTATGGAAGATTGGTACACTGAACTCGAGGAATTCGATGTTGAAGAACAAAGCAGTGAcgctaataatattagtaatttgtgGGTGGCTACGTTAGCAGGTACTTAACTTTACCAATAACAAAAGCGGTCCTGAATTCTGTTCTTAGTCAAACACTCATTGCGAATACATAGTTCGACTATTGGAAATGAGTGTTTGgctcaggtcaggtcaggtagGCTTCGGTCGTGTCATGTTACATGGTATCAAATAATTATCAGTAAAGACCCTAGAGGTTGAAAAATACATATGTCATATAAACATCATAATGATCGTGTTATTGCTCTAGAAACTATAAagtatacaaaaattatttcaaggTTAAGTATtgtaaagataatattatttttgcattaaatatatgattatcaaaataaataaaaaaaaaacaaaaatgataaCTGCATcggccgggaatcgaacccgggcCGCCCGCGTGGCAGGCGAGCATTCTACCACTGAACCACCGATGCTGATGAACACCTTGACaaaattttaagtaagtatgtgTTATTAATCGAAGTATccattattttgatatttaattttctatataattataatattttactaccTAACTTGTCTTCATGTGTGACTAACTTCAAGACAAGAAAAAGGTTCTTTTTAAGGATGCTGAATGACTTTGAAGAATTGGGTGAAGTCATAATTGTTTATTGTAGTagtgccatctaggtattaccttcTACATTAcgtgaacaaattaaaaaagcacaTACCGTAGATTTGGTTCAGACAAAACCAAAAGTCTACAATAAATGTTATAAGGCTTTAGAAAAACGTATTTTCGCATTTTAGCTTTTTGGCATCTTAAATAAGTCGTGTATAATTTAAAAGCACtgtttatacttatacttatggCCAAGAAATtcagcaataaaaaaaacacatgtgcaatatgtgtaataataataattattatttcttgatCTCTATGAATTTACAAGCTATTTTGCTAAGTATGTGTATAATTTTAAGGCGATTTAGCGGAAGTAGTTGTGAACCAGGGCCCGCGAGTGGGCGCCTCCGAGCATCGCCTGCTGGTAGGCAGCAGCAACCGCTGGAACGACACGCTGCTGCCTCGAGACTACTACCTCTTCCCACCCAACGCTACCCTGCCCAATTGGCACTTCACTGATGCAGAGATTTTAGCCGGAATTGACGGTAAGTTAAAAATATCCAATCAAATATGGCAAACGATTTTGTATTTTGCGTAAAAAACCAGTCAATCCGGGCTGGTAACCTATCTATTGTACTTTTTATTCCTTATTTCTAATCTATGCAACCACAATTTGCCCGAAGCTTAAGTACAGCTATCTTATAAAAGTTTCCAAACTGAAGTAAATCAACATGACCTTTATATTGCAGGTCTAATATTAGCAAATTACTTGCCAACATGGGTGGAACAAAGACGGTCTTTACGCTTATCTCAAGTACTGGACATGTACTACTCTAACGAGGGGGTATCGTTCGATACATCGGTGAGAGCGTGTAACAGACACGCCTTGTACGCCAATATTGTCAACGGCACCCAGTTGCTGAGGGAAACTTCTAGATTCGCGCACATGTTGTCTTTACAACAGATCACTGTGTATATACCGAGGGAAACAATGGAAAGGATGAGCGAAGCAGCCGCCACGGCGTTTATGAATTATGTTCGTAAGTGATGTCTCATATTGGTCAGTCTATTTTGAATGGTTCACTGCTCTCCTTGTAAGAGAGAAGATTTGGAGCTTAGGGTAATCattattaatgattaattattattttctaaatcatGTTATTGATAATATCCGGATCCGAACATGTTTACCAGAACCACCTCCAACATTCCAAGATTAAACATTACTAGAATTGTGACAATGTAACCATACCATCTAATTTTTATGATCCTATTTGATGTTGGTTTAGTGTCATCTATGATCATATTTTCAGTAAATTGAGTAAATTATTCCGaaactaaaagaaaaaatagGTATGTCAAAAAGAGTAATATTTTGCAGCAACAATCCTAAGAGAAAATCATCAGGAGTGCCGAAAGATGTTCTCAGACGTTCCCTCTGTAGACCTCATAGTGGCAACCGACGGATCGTGGAAGGGCTATGAGATTGAGCAGTTTATGTCGTAAGTAAAACGAATAGATTCCGAATCTAATCATGTCAGTATATTGTAGTAGATATAGATAAGACTAATTTGATAAATTGTTACACAGCTCGTCAAGGGATAACTAACCACATCTTATTATAGACGCCAAGCAAGATTGCGGTTATGTTAAGAGTGTTATTGTTGtccatacaaatatacaaatgtaGGCACTTTCTAAAGAGAATGATAAAGTAGCAGTAGTCGTTTGGAAAAGTATTATCGCTTTGCTTATTTTTGCCACCAAGCAAATTTGTTGCGTTTCGCTCTGAAGGGAATGAAATTACAAGGTTGCCTGTGAAATTATAGGGGCAAAGTTTGTTAGGCATGGTTTTGGCCATTCGTTTAACCTGTAAGCTACCTACACCTGTGTACACATCTACACATTAATGTTAACATTATGTTTTTAGATGGATTGGAAACGCTTTAGAAGTTGAAGCTCACAGCAGTACCATTGCGTTACTCCATGGCAACAATGGACTTTGGATAGTTCCACCCACCAGTAATCTCACTAGTTTCTATTCCACTTTAAGTAATTCTACGATTGAATGTACGTATTAATTAATCCTATTTGTTATATTCGGAGTTTATAACCCTATAGTTACGCCACATCTTGGTTCTACACTTAGGCACCATGCTCATTATTGGAGTTTGATGTTTTTCAGTAACTGaatttcgaattcgtctctatctctatttataatttataaaaaataataaaaagaaaacgaaTTCGAGATTTGagttaaaataacattatattataatattctggaggcagttaacattattaaaatgctATTGCAATAATCAACGACACAGAGATCCATAAAATCTACGGTACACGACTTTACCAAATACTTGACTGGAAGTTAACTAAAATCGACACACAAGTTACCAAACTTTAATTGTTCCAGGGCCGAACCGCCTTAACCTCCCAAACGTGATATCCCGGATCATTCAACATAGCCGGAACAGAACTTTGGAAGAGATCGCTGCAATGGCCAGTGCTGGGCACAGCACGGTTGTCCTCATCATCAGCCCCACGGACCGGCCCTCCTCGGACGAGCTGGAGCGGTCCAGGATCCTGATGCAGTCCTTGCGAAGGAGTTTCTTTGACGTCTACTTCGCTTACGTCGCTGTGGATACGACCGAATTTCAGAACATCAATAACGAATATATGGATTATTCGGAGATGTTTATATCTGCAAGTAGCTATTTACTCGCTAATActatttaattaggtatttagtAAAACGCGCTTTTACCCGTGTAGCTACATGACCCGAGTTTTTATTTACAGTTCTTTGTGTACGGTTTGCGACAGTTCTTTGTAAAACGGATTAAgatctttgtttgtttgtttgctgttGTTGGTGTTCTTGCCTTAACAGAGTTTTACTAGGTATTTCAATAACTTAATCTAATATGTAGTATCTTTTTACAGTGTTATTCGCTttaatcttgtttttttttatcataaaattgaaataattataattttaatcatatttGTTATGCCcaactttttgttttgttcaGGTGAATTCTAACGCAATGACAGACGTTATCGAAGCAATTTATACGAACTTGGTGAAAACCGAAATTCCGTCAAGAATATTCGGCTCGCAATGCGAGGTGAATAGCACGGAATTCTTTCAAGTACAGTACGAGGACCATGTACTGCCGGGCCGCAAACAGACATATCGTATACATCCGTTTTATTTGAAGCAACAACCCATTATTCATGTACAGGTAGGTACATCAATGtataatttatgtaggtatgtttattttaagtacctaagTCCCTAAAGAATGCAACAACTCCTTACTCTTCCATACTACTACACAACACAATCCGAGTTTTTAATTCTCAGTTTTTCTCTATTCTGAGCaacgatattaaatactgttagatatgttactagtgcatgaaaaatgaggaaaaactcaaaagaggaaatttatagtcaactcaatgttagttgtggttaacaacgaacgttatttaaaaaaataatacctgaatatcgtctacaatgttgagttgtgtgttcggtctgtaaaaactatgtattcattaaatatctataatagaattaaaaacaaaattgtgcatgtgtgcgctgtgTTTTAACcttttattcggatcactttttgcggtaattttgtagggacctaaccaatctatagtattaaattatcatCGATTCTGAGCTATATTGTCTGATTGTATATTTGATACTTTCATATTTCAAagctttgataataataatttatttaggtattattctttgacacctaattatctatgtatctaaggtaTTATTAGTTAAAGGCCAAGGAATATTATGATCTTGTTTTTTATCTTTAgaagaaaaataagaaatagtttttgtagtttttgtttgtagTCTGCATTTTCTTATGTGAAACACGCCATCTAGCGTAACCTGTTgcaaatataaacatttaatcCTATCGATAGAGAGGGCGCTTTTTATAGATTATACATTGTTCACCAGATGGCACTTAATAGTCACATTTCTTGTATTCAGCAAATagcaatgaaatattaaaaaaataaaaataaataaatacctatatagtatattatataaataaagtgtaATAAACGAACAAATCATTATaccttttgaatatttttaagttatcGACTAGCTAGATCAAAATTAATGGTCGGAATAAGTGGTaggtttaaattatatataggtaaacactcaataagattttttttatagtttcgtAATGATGGCCAAGGGCAGATCCTGGTGTGCATGTGGCGAGGCGCGGATGTATCTCGCAGCTGTCAAACTATAGTCGAACGAGAGACCTACGTCTTCAACCTAACCGACCCGTGCCCTTCACCAGATTTCTGTCCGCCAGCTCATTTTGTTGCTACAACAATAACAACTGCAAATTTATGCGCACGTAagttatcaaaaattaaagaaaagaaataataaaagttaaaaaagattttaaccACTGAGGCCCCGGGGGGATTCGAACCCCCGATCTCCTGTTTACTAGACAGGCGCTTTAACCAACTAAGCCACGGCGCCGATGAACAATTCGATGAAAATAATATCCACCttcatatatatttaactatataaatagaaaataattaaatacagacCGATTGAATTTTCCTAAAATTTTAATCTCATTTCAAggaaataatacataattaataacaagCATTACACGTGGATTTAAGCTCTACTCCCTTTctccacctttttttttttttttatatttttttacaagttagcccttgactacaatctcatctgatggtaagtgatgatgtaatctaagatggaagcgggctaacttgttaggaggaggatgacaatccacactcctttcggtttctacacgacatcgtaccggaacgctaaatcgcttggcagtacgtttttgtcggtagggtggtaactagccacggccaaagcctcccaccagctagacctggaccaattaagaaaacctcaatcggcccagccggggatcgaacccaggacttccgtcatTATAAACAAGTGCTTCATTGTCATTAAATATAGGCTAATACAATTgagttgaaaat
This DNA window, taken from Bicyclus anynana chromosome 1, ilBicAnyn1.1, whole genome shotgun sequence, encodes the following:
- the LOC112051350 gene encoding uncharacterized protein LOC112051350; amino-acid sequence: MKELLIFVVFCALASPSEEAILSSVPPHLLDCYRRGGPELSAPHRLDVFLSLLRRLELSSRLDMRLFSTTLLRSLRLDGIEESPNTIESDYVLPFRASAFQFHKYKLLMELFLPSQPDLLNVDESLTLVEKCLLHKLLSSTVQPWERGDENIVCPLSAQRRQTMIRQSANRIFSRCPIENGVIKTEWGTISSGTLVAALASALEPQRVTISDILNANIFKEELSQALVDSAMEDWYTELEEFDVEEQSSDANNISNLWVATLAGDLAEVVVNQGPRVGASEHRLLVGSSNRWNDTLLPRDYYLFPPNATLPNWHFTDAEILAGIDGLILANYLPTWVEQRRSLRLSQVLDMYYSNEGVSFDTSVRACNRHALYANIVNGTQLLRETSRFAHMLSLQQITVYIPRETMERMSEAAATAFMNYVPTILRENHQECRKMFSDVPSVDLIVATDGSWKGYEIEQFMSWIGNALEVEAHSSTIALLHGNNGLWIVPPTSNLTSFYSTLSNSTIEWPNRLNLPNVISRIIQHSRNRTLEEIAAMASAGHSTVVLIISPTDRPSSDELERSRILMQSLRRSFFDVYFAYVAVDTTEFQNINNEYMDYSEMFISVNSNAMTDVIEAIYTNLVKTEIPSRIFGSQCEVNSTEFFQVQYEDHVLPGRKQTYRIHPFYLKQQPIIHVQFRNDGQGQILVCMWRGADVSRSCQTIVERETYVFNLTDPCPSPDFCPPAHFVATTITTANLCAHDECRLPHQVGYYIEHAGLRCLPLLGAATAITPAWKTYIILSVILSLYYNK